A region of Anolis sagrei isolate rAnoSag1 chromosome 2, rAnoSag1.mat, whole genome shotgun sequence DNA encodes the following proteins:
- the SMARCD1 gene encoding SWI/SNF-related matrix-associated actin-dependent regulator of chromatin subfamily D member 1 isoform X1: MAARAGFQAVAPSGGGGGAGPGAGPLGPGAAGGPPVRMGPAPGQGMYRSPLPGAAYPRPGMLPGSRMNPQGPAMGPPGYGGSPSVRPGMAQSGMDQSRKRPAPQQIQQVQQQSVQNRNHNAKKKKMADKILPQRIRELVPESQAYMDLLAFERKLDQTIMRKRLDIQEALKRPIKQKRKLRIFISNTFNPAKSDAEDGEGTVASWELRVEGRLLEDSALSKYDATKQKRKFSSFFKSLVIELDKDLYGPDNHLVEWHRTATTQETDGFQVKRPGDVNVRCTVLLMLDYQPPQFKLDPRLARLLGIHTQTRPVIIQALWQYIKTHKLQDPHEREYVICDKYLQQIFESPRMKFSEIPQRLHALLMPPEPIIINHVISVDPNDQKKTACYDIDVEVDDTLKTQMNSFLLSTASQQEIAALDNKIHETIETINQLKTQREFMLSFARDPQGFINDWLQSQCRDLKAMTDVVGNPEEERRAEFYFQPWAQEAVCRYFYSKVQQRRQELEQALGIRNT, encoded by the exons ATGGCGGCGCGGGCGGGCTTCCAGGCGGTCGCTCCGAGCGGTGGCGGCGGCGGAGCCGGGCCTGGAGCGGGGCCTTTAGGGCCTGGCGCCGCGGGGGGGCCTCCGGTGCGGATGGGCCCGGCCCCGGGGCAAGGGATGTACCGCTCGCCGTTGCCCGGCGCCGCCTACCCG cGTCCCGGGATGCTGCCTGGCAGCCGCATGAACCCCCAGGGACCTGCAATGGGGCCTCCGGGGTATGGCGGGAGCCCTTCAGTCCGACCAGGGATGGCTCAGTCAGGGATGGACCAGTCTCGCAAGAGGCCAGCCCCTCAGCAGATCCAACAAGTGCAGCAGCAGTCCGTGCAGAATCGTAATCACAA tgccaagaagaagaagatggcagataagattctaCCTCAGCGG ATCCGGGAGCTCGTACCGGAGTCTCAGGCATATATGGATTTGTTGGCCTTTGAGAGGAAATTGGACCAGACTATCATGAGAAAGCGCCTGGATATCCAGGAGGCCTTGAAACGGCCCATTAAG CAAAAGCGGAAGCTGCGCATTTTCATCTCTAACACCTTCAACCCGGCCAAGTCAGATGCGGAGGATGGAGAAGGTACTGTTGCCTCCTGGGAGCTTCGAGTGGAAGGACGGCTATTAGAAGAC TCTGCTCTCTCCAAGTATGATGCTACCAAGCAGAAGAGAAAGTTCTCATCCTTCTTCAAGTCTCTAGTGATTGAGTTGGACAAGGACCTCTATGGCCCGGACAATCACTTGGTGGAG TGGCACAGGACTGCCACTACCCAGGAGACAGACGGTTTCCAGGTTAAAAGACCTGGGGATGTGAATGTGCGTTGTACTGTCCTCCTGATGTTGGACTACCAG CCCCCACAGTTCAAACTGGACCCACGCTTGGCCCGCCTCCTAGGGATCCACACTCAGACACGCCCAGTGATCATCCAGGCGCTGTGGCAATACATCAAGACCCACAAGCTTCAAGACCCCCACGAACGGGAGTATGTTATTTGTGACAAGTACCTCCAACAG ATATTTGAATCTCCGCGAATGAAGTTCTCTGAGATCCCCCAGCGCCTTCATGCATTGCTTATGCCTCCAGAGCCAATCATCATCAACCATGTCATCAG tGTTGATCCAAATGATCAGAAGAAAACTGCCTGCTATGATATTGATGTGGAAGTGGATGACACCTTGAAAACCCAAATGAATTCCTTCCTGCTATCCACAGCCAGCCAGCAAGAGATAGCTGCACTGGATAACAAG ATTCATGAGACCATAGAAACCATTAACCAGCTGAAGACTCAGAGGGAGTTCATGCTGAGCTTTGCCAGAGATCCGCAGGGCTTCATCAATGATTGGCTTCAGTCCCAGTGCCGAGACCTGAAG GCTATGACAGATGTTGTCGGAAACCCAGAAGAGGAACGGCGAGCTGAATTCTACTTCCAACCATGGGCTCAAGAGGCTGTGTGCAGATACTTCTACTCAAAG GTTCAGCAGAGACGGCAAGAGTTGGAACAGGCTCTGGGAATCCGTAACACATAG
- the SMARCD1 gene encoding SWI/SNF-related matrix-associated actin-dependent regulator of chromatin subfamily D member 1 isoform X2, whose product MGVRLQGRVGRDSGRPGMLPGSRMNPQGPAMGPPGYGGSPSVRPGMAQSGMDQSRKRPAPQQIQQVQQQSVQNRNHNAKKKKMADKILPQRIRELVPESQAYMDLLAFERKLDQTIMRKRLDIQEALKRPIKQKRKLRIFISNTFNPAKSDAEDGEGTVASWELRVEGRLLEDSALSKYDATKQKRKFSSFFKSLVIELDKDLYGPDNHLVEWHRTATTQETDGFQVKRPGDVNVRCTVLLMLDYQPPQFKLDPRLARLLGIHTQTRPVIIQALWQYIKTHKLQDPHEREYVICDKYLQQIFESPRMKFSEIPQRLHALLMPPEPIIINHVISVDPNDQKKTACYDIDVEVDDTLKTQMNSFLLSTASQQEIAALDNKIHETIETINQLKTQREFMLSFARDPQGFINDWLQSQCRDLKAMTDVVGNPEEERRAEFYFQPWAQEAVCRYFYSKVQQRRQELEQALGIRNT is encoded by the exons ATGGGGGTGAGGCTGCAAGGGCGAGTGGGGAGAGACTCCGGG cGTCCCGGGATGCTGCCTGGCAGCCGCATGAACCCCCAGGGACCTGCAATGGGGCCTCCGGGGTATGGCGGGAGCCCTTCAGTCCGACCAGGGATGGCTCAGTCAGGGATGGACCAGTCTCGCAAGAGGCCAGCCCCTCAGCAGATCCAACAAGTGCAGCAGCAGTCCGTGCAGAATCGTAATCACAA tgccaagaagaagaagatggcagataagattctaCCTCAGCGG ATCCGGGAGCTCGTACCGGAGTCTCAGGCATATATGGATTTGTTGGCCTTTGAGAGGAAATTGGACCAGACTATCATGAGAAAGCGCCTGGATATCCAGGAGGCCTTGAAACGGCCCATTAAG CAAAAGCGGAAGCTGCGCATTTTCATCTCTAACACCTTCAACCCGGCCAAGTCAGATGCGGAGGATGGAGAAGGTACTGTTGCCTCCTGGGAGCTTCGAGTGGAAGGACGGCTATTAGAAGAC TCTGCTCTCTCCAAGTATGATGCTACCAAGCAGAAGAGAAAGTTCTCATCCTTCTTCAAGTCTCTAGTGATTGAGTTGGACAAGGACCTCTATGGCCCGGACAATCACTTGGTGGAG TGGCACAGGACTGCCACTACCCAGGAGACAGACGGTTTCCAGGTTAAAAGACCTGGGGATGTGAATGTGCGTTGTACTGTCCTCCTGATGTTGGACTACCAG CCCCCACAGTTCAAACTGGACCCACGCTTGGCCCGCCTCCTAGGGATCCACACTCAGACACGCCCAGTGATCATCCAGGCGCTGTGGCAATACATCAAGACCCACAAGCTTCAAGACCCCCACGAACGGGAGTATGTTATTTGTGACAAGTACCTCCAACAG ATATTTGAATCTCCGCGAATGAAGTTCTCTGAGATCCCCCAGCGCCTTCATGCATTGCTTATGCCTCCAGAGCCAATCATCATCAACCATGTCATCAG tGTTGATCCAAATGATCAGAAGAAAACTGCCTGCTATGATATTGATGTGGAAGTGGATGACACCTTGAAAACCCAAATGAATTCCTTCCTGCTATCCACAGCCAGCCAGCAAGAGATAGCTGCACTGGATAACAAG ATTCATGAGACCATAGAAACCATTAACCAGCTGAAGACTCAGAGGGAGTTCATGCTGAGCTTTGCCAGAGATCCGCAGGGCTTCATCAATGATTGGCTTCAGTCCCAGTGCCGAGACCTGAAG GCTATGACAGATGTTGTCGGAAACCCAGAAGAGGAACGGCGAGCTGAATTCTACTTCCAACCATGGGCTCAAGAGGCTGTGTGCAGATACTTCTACTCAAAG GTTCAGCAGAGACGGCAAGAGTTGGAACAGGCTCTGGGAATCCGTAACACATAG